In one Curtobacterium citreum genomic region, the following are encoded:
- a CDS encoding DUF2469 family protein codes for MDDDEFDDYDREVELALYREYRDVVSQFRYVVETERRFYLANEVELVRRDTEHDFYFELSMSDVWVWDVYRSDRFVKSVRVLTFKDVNVEELTSRELELPKELALDE; via the coding sequence ATGGATGACGACGAATTCGACGACTACGACCGCGAGGTCGAACTGGCCCTGTACCGCGAGTACCGCGACGTCGTGTCGCAGTTCCGCTACGTGGTCGAGACCGAGCGGCGTTTCTACCTGGCGAACGAGGTCGAACTCGTGCGCCGTGACACCGAGCACGACTTCTACTTCGAGTTGTCGATGAGTGACGTGTGGGTCTGGGACGTCTACCGTTCCGACCGGTTCGTGAAGTCGGTGCGGGTGCTCACGTTCAAGGACGTGAACGTCGAGGAACTCACGTCGCGTGAACTCGAATTGCCGAAGGAACTCGCACTCGACGAGTGA
- the trmD gene encoding tRNA (guanosine(37)-N1)-methyltransferase TrmD — translation MRIDIVTIFPEFFSVLDVSLLGKARVDGLLDVHVHDLRQWTTDRHRTVDDTPYGGGAGMVMKPEPWAQALESVLREDGSSTLVVPTPAGTPFRQSIARSLASTSEHLVFACGRYEGIDARVFAWAASRCSVVELSLGDYVLNGGEVAAMAMIEAVGRLVPGVVGNPESLVEESHEDGLLEYPSYTKPAVWRDLEVPDVLLSGHHARVAAWRHEQQVERTLRVRPDLLPDA, via the coding sequence GTGCGCATCGACATCGTCACGATCTTCCCCGAGTTCTTCTCGGTCCTCGACGTCTCCCTGCTCGGCAAGGCGCGCGTCGACGGTCTGCTCGACGTGCACGTGCACGACCTGCGGCAGTGGACGACCGACCGGCACCGCACCGTCGACGACACGCCGTACGGCGGCGGCGCCGGCATGGTGATGAAGCCGGAGCCGTGGGCCCAGGCGCTCGAGTCGGTCCTGCGCGAGGACGGCTCGTCCACCCTCGTCGTGCCGACCCCTGCCGGTACCCCGTTCCGGCAGTCGATCGCGCGGTCGCTCGCGTCGACGTCGGAGCACCTCGTGTTCGCCTGCGGGCGGTACGAGGGCATCGACGCGCGGGTGTTCGCGTGGGCGGCGTCCCGCTGCTCGGTGGTGGAGCTCTCGCTCGGCGACTACGTGCTGAACGGCGGCGAGGTCGCGGCCATGGCCATGATCGAGGCCGTCGGACGCCTGGTCCCCGGCGTCGTCGGCAACCCGGAGTCCCTCGTCGAGGAGTCCCACGAGGACGGCCTGCTCGAGTACCCCTCCTACACGAAGCCCGCCGTCTGGCGGGACCTCGAGGTCCCGGACGTCCTGCTCAGCGGGCACCACGCCCGCGTCGCCGCGTGGCGGCACGAGCAGCAGGTGGAGCGGACGCTGCGCGTCCGTCCGGACCTGCTGCCGGACGCGTAG
- the rimM gene encoding ribosome maturation factor RimM (Essential for efficient processing of 16S rRNA), producing the protein MGRITKAHGLKGGIKLELYTDDPDRRFTPGAEFTLQVPAESPWSGKTITLDELRWYNGHPVAFFEGIGDRTAAETLARAILWVEQDADADTGEDDAWYDHQLVGLRVLRDDVEVGTVARVDHLPAQDLLAIDTADRGEVLVPFVSAIVPSVDIEAGTVTVTPPTGLFEDPEDTSRPETIS; encoded by the coding sequence GTGGGTCGAATCACGAAGGCGCACGGGCTCAAGGGCGGCATCAAGCTCGAGCTCTACACCGACGACCCGGATCGTCGGTTCACGCCAGGAGCGGAGTTCACGCTCCAGGTGCCTGCGGAGTCCCCGTGGTCGGGCAAGACCATCACGCTGGACGAGCTCCGCTGGTACAACGGCCACCCGGTCGCCTTCTTCGAGGGCATCGGGGACCGCACCGCGGCCGAGACCCTCGCACGGGCGATCCTCTGGGTCGAACAGGACGCCGACGCCGACACCGGCGAGGACGACGCCTGGTACGACCACCAGCTGGTCGGCCTCCGCGTCCTGCGGGACGACGTCGAGGTCGGGACGGTCGCACGCGTCGACCACCTGCCGGCGCAGGACCTGCTCGCGATCGACACCGCGGACCGCGGCGAGGTACTCGTACCGTTCGTCTCGGCGATCGTGCCGTCGGTCGACATCGAGGCCGGCACGGTGACCGTGACGCCGCCGACCGGCCTGTTCGAGGACCCCGAGGACACCTCGCGGCCCGAGACGATCTCCTAG
- a CDS encoding YifB family Mg chelatase-like AAA ATPase, whose translation MSGVGRTSAIALLGVRARCIEVEAHLTSQLPGFSIIGLPDTSLGEARERVRAAAANAGSPLPARRITVNLTPAAIPKRGSGFDLAIAMAVLAAAEVAPDVSERTAYVGELGLDGRVRPVHGVIPMLLAAREAGIERVVLPVGNLAEARVVSGVQVVGVDSLRAAAIAGGALLPPVQVDPVLAPELPAAPAPAAELADVVGNPIGVRAVIAAAAGGHHALLLGPPGAGKTMLAERLHGILPDLDDEAALELATVRSVAGAGAASWTTRPPWEAPHHSASAVSLIGGGSGTVRPGAVSRATRGVLFLDEAPEFPRAVLDALRQPLESGTVTVHRAAGAAEFPARCQLLLAANPCPCGNAGQGTQPCECPPSTVRRYLARMSGPLLDRLDIRVRVPRVTTASIRAADGGTPTSAEARTLVVGARDRARARLDGTGWTSNAQVSGAWLRGAGRSEPGSTATLDRALDLGTLTMRGWDRTMRLAWTLADLEGAERPATHHVHEALALRGAL comes from the coding sequence GTGAGCGGGGTCGGACGGACGTCCGCGATCGCGCTGCTCGGGGTGCGGGCGCGGTGCATCGAGGTCGAGGCGCACCTCACGAGCCAGCTGCCGGGCTTCAGCATCATCGGGTTGCCGGACACCTCGCTCGGCGAGGCCCGGGAGCGCGTGCGGGCGGCCGCGGCCAACGCCGGGTCGCCGCTCCCGGCCCGGCGGATCACGGTGAACCTGACCCCGGCCGCGATCCCGAAGCGCGGGTCGGGGTTCGACCTGGCGATCGCGATGGCCGTGCTCGCCGCCGCCGAGGTGGCACCGGACGTGTCCGAGCGGACGGCCTACGTCGGGGAGCTCGGGCTCGACGGCCGCGTGCGACCGGTGCACGGGGTCATCCCGATGCTGCTCGCCGCGCGCGAGGCCGGCATCGAGCGGGTCGTGCTGCCCGTGGGCAACCTGGCCGAGGCGCGCGTGGTCTCCGGCGTGCAGGTGGTCGGCGTGGACTCGCTGCGCGCGGCGGCGATCGCCGGGGGAGCGTTGCTGCCGCCCGTGCAGGTGGACCCGGTGCTCGCGCCCGAGCTCCCGGCCGCACCCGCCCCGGCAGCGGAGCTCGCGGACGTGGTCGGCAACCCGATCGGCGTACGGGCGGTGATCGCCGCGGCGGCCGGGGGTCACCACGCGCTGCTCCTCGGGCCTCCGGGAGCGGGGAAGACGATGCTCGCCGAGCGCCTGCACGGGATCCTGCCGGACCTCGACGACGAGGCTGCGCTCGAGCTCGCGACGGTCCGGTCGGTCGCCGGTGCCGGAGCGGCCTCGTGGACCACCCGGCCGCCGTGGGAGGCGCCGCACCACTCGGCGTCCGCGGTGTCGTTGATCGGCGGGGGCAGCGGGACGGTCCGCCCGGGCGCGGTGTCGCGCGCGACCCGAGGGGTGCTGTTCCTCGACGAGGCGCCGGAGTTCCCGCGCGCGGTGCTCGACGCCCTCCGGCAGCCGCTCGAGTCCGGCACGGTGACGGTGCACCGGGCGGCGGGCGCGGCGGAGTTCCCGGCGCGGTGTCAGCTCCTGCTCGCGGCGAACCCGTGTCCGTGCGGGAACGCCGGACAGGGCACGCAGCCGTGCGAGTGCCCGCCGTCCACCGTCCGGCGCTACCTCGCCCGGATGTCCGGTCCCTTGCTCGACCGGCTGGACATCCGGGTCCGGGTGCCACGTGTCACGACGGCGTCGATCCGGGCGGCGGACGGCGGGACACCGACGAGCGCCGAGGCCCGGACGCTCGTGGTCGGTGCGCGGGACCGAGCACGTGCGCGGCTCGACGGGACGGGATGGACGAGCAACGCGCAGGTGTCCGGGGCCTGGCTCCGCGGGGCTGGGCGGTCCGAGCCTGGTTCGACGGCGACGCTCGACCGGGCGCTCGACCTCGGCACGCTGACCATGCGGGGGTGGGACCGGACCATGCGACTCGCCTGGACGCTCGCCGACCTCGAGGGTGCCGAGCGGCCTGCGACCCACCACGTGCACGAGGCCCTCGCGCTCAGGGGTGCGCTCTGA
- a CDS encoding FAD-dependent oxidoreductase has protein sequence MRNVAVPELAVVSSPWTLGSLRLSNRVLMGSMHTGLEVLDDGGAAMAAFYRERAAGGAACIVTGGIAVSDEARGGPDFAVFGAGGADERFRVAVAAVHDEGGTILAQLFHAGRYALVQGVLDRHGRQQRAVAPSALPWAAARGVVPEELTAAEVERTVEDFAAAARSARAIGFDGVEIMASEGYLINQFQSPLTNLRDDAWGGTPEKRRRFAVEVVRAVRAAVPDLAVTIRLSGADLMPGSTTDAEVDALVHDLLPLGLDGISVGIGWHESRTPTVQAAVPHGAWLAYAERIARVVRASAFPDVRVIASNRMTDLRDGEAVLADGLLDAVALARPFLADPALVDRSLAGRFDLVNTCIGCNQACLDRSIVGAPVSCLVNPRAGRELAFPSRPTDGPKRVDVVGGGPAGLAAAVDAARRGHRVTVWEADDRLGGQFDLAALVPGKEDYAATVRAARAELEERGAVVRTGHPADVADLLGSDAVVVAVGVVPRTLDVPGADLPHVVSYEHALRHGVPAGTVALVGGGGIGVDTAAFLVESPDEVVRAREFGEWWDVAVSDEVLGDVPQREPAAERVLRPGSDVTVLRRSGKFGQGVGITSRWVAVGRLRDAGVRMVGGVQEYLRIEPGRLWIRDEDGQERAVPADHVVVCAGQEPSPAAAATAADGLVPRLRAAGVPFAVVGGARDARGVDAVRATSEALEAVRRLAP, from the coding sequence ATGCGCAACGTTGCCGTGCCCGAGCTCGCCGTCGTCTCCTCGCCGTGGACCCTGGGGTCGCTGCGCCTGTCGAACCGCGTGCTCATGGGGTCGATGCACACCGGGCTCGAGGTGCTGGACGACGGCGGCGCCGCGATGGCCGCGTTCTACCGGGAGCGGGCGGCGGGCGGTGCCGCGTGCATCGTGACCGGCGGCATCGCGGTGAGCGACGAGGCCCGTGGTGGCCCGGACTTCGCGGTGTTCGGCGCCGGGGGAGCGGACGAGCGCTTCCGGGTGGCCGTCGCCGCCGTGCACGACGAGGGTGGGACGATCCTCGCCCAGCTCTTCCACGCGGGGCGCTACGCCCTGGTGCAGGGCGTGCTCGACCGGCACGGGCGGCAGCAGCGCGCGGTGGCACCGTCGGCACTGCCGTGGGCGGCCGCACGCGGGGTCGTGCCCGAGGAACTGACGGCGGCCGAGGTCGAGCGGACCGTCGAGGACTTCGCCGCGGCGGCCCGGTCGGCGCGGGCGATCGGGTTCGACGGTGTCGAGATCATGGCGTCCGAGGGGTACTTGATCAACCAGTTCCAGTCACCGCTCACGAACCTGCGCGACGACGCGTGGGGCGGGACGCCGGAGAAGCGCCGGCGGTTCGCGGTCGAGGTCGTCCGTGCGGTGCGCGCCGCGGTGCCCGACCTGGCCGTGACGATCCGGCTCTCCGGGGCCGACCTGATGCCGGGGTCGACGACCGACGCCGAGGTGGACGCGCTCGTGCACGACCTGCTGCCCCTCGGGCTCGACGGGATCTCGGTCGGCATCGGCTGGCACGAGTCCCGGACGCCCACCGTGCAGGCCGCGGTGCCGCACGGTGCGTGGCTCGCGTACGCCGAACGCATCGCCCGGGTCGTCCGGGCGTCCGCGTTCCCCGACGTGCGGGTCATCGCCTCGAACCGGATGACCGACCTGCGCGACGGCGAGGCGGTCCTCGCCGACGGCCTGCTCGACGCGGTCGCCCTCGCGCGGCCGTTCCTCGCCGACCCCGCGCTCGTCGACCGGTCCCTTGCCGGTCGCTTCGACCTCGTGAACACGTGCATCGGCTGCAACCAGGCGTGCCTGGACCGGTCGATCGTCGGTGCGCCGGTCTCGTGCCTGGTGAACCCGCGCGCGGGCCGTGAGCTCGCGTTCCCGTCCCGCCCGACGGACGGACCGAAGCGGGTCGACGTCGTCGGCGGCGGTCCGGCCGGCCTCGCCGCGGCCGTGGACGCCGCGCGGCGGGGGCACCGCGTCACGGTGTGGGAGGCCGACGACCGGCTCGGCGGCCAGTTCGACCTCGCGGCGCTCGTCCCGGGCAAGGAGGACTACGCCGCGACGGTCCGGGCCGCCCGCGCCGAGCTCGAGGAACGGGGCGCCGTGGTCCGCACCGGACACCCCGCGGACGTGGCGGACCTGCTCGGCAGCGACGCCGTCGTGGTGGCGGTCGGGGTGGTCCCGCGCACCCTCGACGTCCCCGGGGCCGACCTGCCGCACGTCGTGAGCTACGAGCACGCGCTCCGGCACGGTGTCCCGGCCGGGACCGTCGCGCTCGTCGGGGGCGGCGGCATCGGGGTGGACACGGCGGCGTTCCTGGTCGAGTCGCCCGACGAGGTCGTCCGGGCACGGGAGTTCGGCGAGTGGTGGGACGTCGCGGTGTCCGACGAGGTCCTCGGCGACGTGCCGCAGCGCGAGCCGGCCGCCGAACGGGTGCTCCGGCCGGGGTCGGACGTCACGGTGCTGCGGCGGTCCGGGAAGTTCGGGCAGGGGGTGGGCATCACGTCCCGGTGGGTGGCGGTCGGACGGCTGCGGGACGCCGGCGTCCGGATGGTCGGCGGGGTGCAGGAGTACCTCCGCATCGAGCCGGGGCGGCTCTGGATCCGCGACGAGGACGGACAGGAGCGCGCCGTGCCGGCCGACCACGTGGTGGTGTGCGCCGGGCAGGAACCGAGCCCGGCCGCAGCGGCGACCGCCGCCGACGGACTGGTGCCGCGCCTCCGCGCCGCCGGTGTGCCGTTCGCGGTGGTGGGCGGCGCCCGGGACGCGCGCGGTGTGGACGCCGTCCGGGCGACGAGCGAGGCGCTGGAGGCGGTCCGCCGACTCGCACCGTGA
- a CDS encoding RNA-binding protein, with translation MLESALTHLVKGIVDHPDDVRVASSTSARGEVLEVRVHPEDLGRVIGRAGRTAKALRTLVSALADGKRVRVDVVDTDS, from the coding sequence TTGCTCGAATCCGCGCTGACGCACCTCGTCAAGGGGATCGTCGATCACCCGGACGACGTGCGCGTCGCCAGTTCCACCTCCGCGCGGGGCGAGGTCCTCGAGGTGCGTGTGCACCCCGAGGACCTCGGCCGCGTGATCGGTCGCGCCGGACGGACCGCGAAGGCGCTCCGCACCCTCGTCTCGGCTCTCGCCGACGGCAAGCGGGTGCGGGTCGACGTGGTCGACACCGATTCCTAG
- a CDS encoding ribonuclease HII produces MTAVRPSLRVEKRLLAAGRVTVIGMDEVGRGAIAGPVAVGVAAVTLDVGRVPQGLADSKLLSAARRTELVPVVRRWARTAVGMASAQVVDEQGIVPALGQAGAAALGSLVADGLDLEGAVVVLDGSFDWLSRAVPPTMHPPTGSLDVVVRVKADRDCASVAAASVVAKVERDSLMTTAHEDAPHYAWASNKGYGSTAHYDAIRAVGAHDLHRKSWLHQASSVALDGFDELEVVGR; encoded by the coding sequence GTGACCGCCGTCCGTCCCTCCCTCCGCGTCGAGAAGCGGCTGCTGGCGGCCGGTCGCGTCACCGTGATCGGCATGGACGAGGTCGGTCGCGGCGCCATCGCCGGACCGGTCGCGGTCGGCGTCGCCGCCGTCACGCTCGACGTCGGGCGCGTGCCGCAGGGGCTCGCGGACTCGAAGCTGCTGTCGGCCGCCCGCCGGACGGAACTCGTCCCCGTCGTCCGGCGGTGGGCGCGGACCGCGGTGGGGATGGCCTCGGCGCAGGTCGTCGACGAGCAGGGCATCGTCCCGGCGCTCGGGCAGGCCGGGGCTGCCGCGCTCGGGTCGCTCGTCGCGGACGGTCTCGACCTCGAGGGCGCGGTCGTCGTGCTCGACGGATCGTTCGACTGGCTGTCCCGCGCCGTGCCGCCGACGATGCACCCGCCGACCGGGTCACTCGATGTGGTCGTGCGCGTGAAGGCCGACCGGGACTGCGCCTCCGTCGCCGCGGCGTCGGTCGTGGCGAAGGTCGAACGCGACAGCCTGATGACGACCGCGCACGAGGACGCACCGCACTACGCGTGGGCCTCGAACAAGGGCTACGGCTCGACCGCGCACTACGACGCGATCCGCGCGGTCGGGGCGCACGACCTGCACCGCAAGAGCTGGCTGCACCAGGCCTCGTCGGTGGCGCTCGACGGCTTCGACGAACTCGAGGTCGTCGGACGCTGA
- a CDS encoding YraN family protein → MERTNTGRRGIGATGESLAVDWLVAKGYRIVDRNWRCRSGEVDVVAWDRGTLVFVEVKTRTGPTAGHPFEAITPAKAARLRQLVPQWFREHPETSAPFIRIDAVAVHLDGDRHGVEHVEGVL, encoded by the coding sequence GTGGAACGGACGAACACAGGTCGCAGGGGGATCGGAGCGACGGGGGAATCGCTGGCCGTCGACTGGCTGGTGGCGAAGGGGTACCGGATCGTCGACCGGAACTGGCGGTGTCGGTCCGGTGAAGTCGACGTCGTCGCGTGGGACCGGGGAACGCTCGTCTTCGTCGAGGTGAAGACCCGCACCGGGCCGACCGCCGGACACCCGTTCGAGGCGATCACGCCGGCGAAGGCCGCCCGGCTGCGGCAGCTCGTGCCGCAGTGGTTCCGCGAGCACCCGGAGACGAGTGCGCCGTTCATCCGCATCGACGCGGTGGCGGTGCACCTCGACGGCGACCGTCACGGCGTCGAGCACGTCGAGGGCGTGCTGTGA
- the rpsP gene encoding 30S ribosomal protein S16 — MAVKIRLKRLGKIRAPYYRVVVADSRTKRDGRVIEEIGKYHPTEEPSVIEINSDRAQYWLGVGAQPTEQVAALLKLTGDWGKFKGEGNTESVVKVAEPKQAFVADSAKKPVLKPKSEKKAPEAPAADASDDAETTEA, encoded by the coding sequence GTGGCTGTCAAGATCCGTCTCAAGCGTCTCGGTAAGATCCGTGCGCCGTACTACCGTGTCGTCGTCGCCGACTCGCGCACCAAGCGCGACGGTCGCGTGATCGAGGAGATCGGCAAGTACCACCCCACCGAGGAGCCCTCGGTCATCGAGATCAACTCGGACCGTGCCCAGTACTGGCTCGGCGTCGGCGCGCAGCCGACCGAGCAGGTCGCGGCGCTCCTCAAGCTCACGGGCGACTGGGGCAAGTTCAAGGGCGAGGGCAACACCGAGTCCGTCGTCAAGGTCGCCGAGCCGAAGCAGGCCTTCGTGGCCGACTCGGCCAAGAAGCCGGTCCTCAAGCCGAAGTCGGAGAAGAAGGCCCCCGAGGCCCCTGCTGCCGACGCGTCGGACGACGCCGAGACGACCGAGGCCTGA
- a CDS encoding glutamate--cysteine ligase → MDIRFTESRPSTIGVEWELPLVDRDTGDLAPRAPAVIAAVQERLGDHDRVTEELLTNTVEVVTGVHETVGGATSELSGIIGEVIDAAEPLDAQVMCSGTHPFAVWDQQEITADSEHYTTLIDRTRWWGRQMLIWGVHVHVGIDDRDKAVPIMNAMLAYVPHLQAFTASSPFWAGTDTGYASNRALMFQQLPTGGLPPSIGAWSGFETVVDDLTKTGVIDGFKDLRWDIRPSPGWGTLENRVSDGVSTLHEVGAVTAFVQCLVTALSDRLDRGETLPSMQPWFIRENKWRAARYGMEAEIITNAAGDERLVTDEVHDLVERLDPIAERLGCQQELHHLDTMIADGASYQRQLRVAQEHGGDLRAVVRHLVTELRDSL, encoded by the coding sequence ATGGACATCCGCTTCACCGAGTCCCGCCCGTCGACCATCGGCGTCGAGTGGGAACTCCCGCTGGTCGACCGGGACACCGGCGACCTCGCACCCCGCGCCCCCGCCGTCATCGCCGCCGTGCAGGAGCGTCTCGGGGACCACGACCGGGTGACGGAGGAGCTCCTCACGAACACGGTCGAGGTCGTCACGGGTGTCCACGAGACCGTCGGCGGTGCCACGTCCGAGCTCTCCGGGATCATCGGCGAGGTCATCGACGCGGCCGAACCCCTCGACGCCCAGGTGATGTGCTCCGGCACGCATCCCTTCGCGGTGTGGGACCAGCAGGAGATCACCGCCGACAGCGAGCACTACACGACGCTCATCGACCGGACGCGCTGGTGGGGCCGGCAGATGCTCATCTGGGGTGTCCACGTGCACGTCGGCATCGACGACCGCGACAAGGCCGTGCCGATCATGAACGCGATGCTCGCGTACGTCCCGCACCTGCAGGCGTTCACCGCGTCGAGCCCGTTCTGGGCCGGCACCGACACGGGCTACGCGTCGAACCGCGCGCTCATGTTCCAGCAGCTCCCGACCGGCGGCCTCCCACCCTCGATCGGCGCGTGGTCCGGCTTCGAGACCGTCGTCGACGACCTGACGAAGACCGGCGTGATCGACGGGTTCAAGGACCTCCGCTGGGACATCCGGCCCTCGCCGGGCTGGGGCACGCTCGAGAACCGCGTGTCCGACGGCGTCTCCACCCTGCACGAGGTCGGCGCGGTCACCGCGTTCGTGCAGTGCCTGGTCACCGCACTGTCCGACCGGCTCGACCGCGGCGAGACGCTGCCGTCGATGCAGCCCTGGTTCATCCGCGAGAACAAGTGGCGCGCGGCCCGCTACGGCATGGAGGCCGAGATCATCACGAACGCGGCCGGCGACGAGCGCCTGGTCACCGACGAGGTACACGACCTGGTCGAGCGGCTCGACCCGATCGCGGAGCGGCTCGGCTGCCAGCAGGAGCTGCACCACCTCGACACGATGATCGCGGACGGCGCCTCGTACCAGCGGCAGCTCCGGGTCGCGCAGGAGCACGGCGGCGACCTCCGCGCCGTCGTCCGCCACCTGGTCACCGAACTGCGCGACTCGCTCTAG
- a CDS encoding histone-like nucleoid-structuring protein Lsr2, producing MAQKVTVQLVDDLDDSPIAAGEGRTVEFAFDGSNYEIDLSDDNVDKFREAISDYVAAARKVSGRRSGSGSASAPKSAPKRGNSEELAKIREWAKENGYEVSSRGRISTQVQEAYAAAH from the coding sequence ATGGCACAGAAGGTCACCGTCCAGCTCGTCGACGACCTCGACGATTCCCCCATCGCCGCGGGTGAAGGCCGCACGGTCGAATTCGCGTTCGATGGTTCGAACTACGAGATCGACCTGTCCGACGACAACGTCGACAAGTTCCGCGAGGCCATCTCCGACTACGTCGCGGCCGCCCGCAAGGTGTCCGGCCGTCGCTCCGGTTCGGGCTCCGCCTCGGCACCGAAGTCGGCACCGAAGCGTGGCAACTCGGAAGAACTCGCGAAGATCCGCGAATGGGCCAAGGAGAACGGGTACGAGGTCTCGAGCCGCGGCCGTATCTCCACCCAGGTGCAGGAAGCCTACGCAGCAGCGCACTGA
- the rplS gene encoding 50S ribosomal protein L19 — MSQLLDHVDAASLRTDVPDFRPGDTIKVHVNIIEGTRSRVQVFQGVVIARQGHGLGETFKVRKVSFQVGVERWFPVHSPIIDHIEVVTRGDVRRAKLYYLRELRGKAARRKIKEKRDA, encoded by the coding sequence ATGAGCCAGCTCCTCGACCACGTCGACGCAGCCTCGCTGCGCACCGACGTCCCGGACTTCCGCCCCGGCGACACCATCAAGGTGCACGTCAACATCATCGAAGGCACGCGCTCGCGCGTCCAGGTCTTCCAGGGCGTCGTCATCGCGCGTCAGGGCCACGGCCTCGGCGAGACCTTCAAGGTCCGCAAGGTGAGCTTCCAGGTCGGCGTCGAGCGCTGGTTCCCGGTGCACTCGCCGATCATCGACCACATCGAGGTCGTCACCCGTGGTGACGTCCGTCGCGCGAAGCTGTACTACCTGCGCGAGCTGCGCGGCAAGGCGGCCCGCCGCAAGATCAAGGAGAAGCGCGACGCCTGA
- the map gene encoding type I methionyl aminopeptidase, whose translation MIELRTAAELDGLRAAGRFVADVLDELLTTVDVGVNLLDLDRVAARMIADRGAVSCYVDYHPSFGNSPFGKNLCTSVNDAALHGLPYDRVLVDGDLVSLDFAASVDGWVADSAVTVQVGTPRDEDQHLVTTVERALAAGIEQFRPGNKLGDVSYAIGRVAKDAGYSVNTQFGGHGVGRTMHGEPHVPNDGRPGRGLKLRPGLVVAIEPWLMQGTDELVQDEDGWTLKSVDGSRAAHVEHTVAVTDAGPEVLTLRRAQRSDATH comes from the coding sequence ATGATCGAACTCCGTACCGCCGCCGAACTGGACGGCCTGCGCGCCGCCGGCCGGTTCGTCGCCGACGTCCTCGACGAACTGCTCACGACGGTCGACGTCGGGGTGAACCTGCTCGACCTCGACCGCGTCGCGGCCCGGATGATCGCCGACCGGGGCGCGGTGAGCTGCTACGTCGACTACCACCCGTCGTTCGGCAACTCCCCCTTCGGCAAGAACCTCTGCACGTCGGTCAACGACGCGGCGCTCCATGGGCTGCCGTACGACCGCGTGCTCGTGGACGGCGACCTCGTCAGCCTGGACTTCGCCGCGAGCGTCGACGGCTGGGTCGCGGACTCCGCGGTGACGGTGCAGGTCGGCACGCCGCGCGACGAGGACCAGCACCTCGTCACGACCGTCGAGCGTGCACTCGCGGCCGGCATCGAGCAGTTCCGGCCGGGCAACAAGCTCGGCGACGTCTCGTACGCGATCGGCCGGGTGGCGAAGGACGCCGGCTACAGCGTCAACACGCAGTTCGGTGGACACGGCGTCGGCCGCACCATGCACGGTGAACCGCACGTCCCGAACGACGGACGACCCGGGCGCGGACTGAAGCTGCGACCGGGACTCGTGGTCGCCATCGAGCCGTGGCTCATGCAGGGCACCGACGAGCTGGTCCAGGACGAGGACGGCTGGACGCTGAAGAGCGTCGACGGCTCGCGCGCGGCGCACGTCGAGCACACGGTCGCCGTCACCGACGCGGGTCCCGAGGTCCTCACCCTGCGTCGCGCGCAACGGTCCGACGCCACCCACTGA